The following nucleotide sequence is from Streptomyces bathyalis.
GCGGCACGCACCGGGAGGGGCCCTGGCCGGGCCCGCCGTCGCCGGGGGTCTCCGCCGCGCGGGCGGAGACCGCAAGTAGCGGTGACATCGGGGAAAGTCCGGCGGACCAATGCCCGCCCGCCCCTGAAGGGGACGGGGCCGGTCCGCCGGACCCGGCGGCCAACGGCCGCCGGGCAGCGCCTAGCGCTCCGTCTTCCCGTCGATGAACGCCTGCACCAACTCCCGCGCCTCGTCGTCGTAGTACTGCACGGGCGGCGACTTCATGAAGTACGAGGAGGCCGAGAGGATCGGCCCGCCGATGCCCCGGTCCTTCGCGATCTTCGCTGCGCGCAGGGCGTCGATGATCACGCCGGCGGAGTTGGGCGAGTCCCAGACCTCCAGCTTGTACTCCAGGTTGAGCGGCACGTCGCCGAAGGCGCGGCCCTCCAGCCGTACGTAGGCCCACTTGCGGTCGTCCAGCCACGCCACGTAGTCGGACGGGCCGATGTGCACGTTGTCGGCGCCCAGTTCGCGGTCGCGGATCTGGGACGTCACGGCCTGAGTCTTGGAGATCTTCTTCGACTCCAGCCGGTCGCGCTCCAGCATGTTCTTGAAATCCATGTTGCCGCCGACGTTCAGCTGCATGGTGCGGTCGAGGATGACGCCGCGGTCCTCGAAGAGCCTGGCCAGCACGCGGTGCGTGATCGTCGCGCCCACCTGCGACTTGATGTCGTCGCCGACGATCGGCACACCGGCCTCGGTGAACTTCTCCGCCCACTCCTTCGTGCCCGCGATGAAGACGGGCAGTGCGTTGACGAATGCGACGCCCGCGTCGACAGCGCACTGTGCGTAGAACTCGACCGCCG
It contains:
- a CDS encoding inositol-3-phosphate synthase, with translation MGSVRVAIAGVGNCAASLVQGVEYYKDADPATKVPGLMHVQFGEYHVRDVEFVAAFDVDGKKVGLDLSDAIGASENNTIKLCDVPPSGVTVQRGHTLDGLGRYYRETIEESDAAPVDVVRALRDSEADVLVCYLPVGSQSAVEFYAQCAVDAGVAFVNALPVFIAGTKEWAEKFTEAGVPIVGDDIKSQVGATITHRVLARLFEDRGVILDRTMQLNVGGNMDFKNMLERDRLESKKISKTQAVTSQIRDRELGADNVHIGPSDYVAWLDDRKWAYVRLEGRAFGDVPLNLEYKLEVWDSPNSAGVIIDALRAAKIAKDRGIGGPILSASSYFMKSPPVQYYDDEARELVQAFIDGKTER